The following are from one region of the Salicibibacter kimchii genome:
- a CDS encoding glycerophosphodiester phosphodiesterase family protein, with product MERLTSMDPTLPLVQLLGDPALDEEKEDELKEIMEYATGVGPNFNNINDEYVETVRDYGLHIHPYTVNDKETMETALE from the coding sequence GTGGAGCGGCTTACGTCTATGGATCCGACTTTGCCACTCGTTCAGTTACTTGGTGATCCAGCTCTAGATGAAGAGAAAGAAGATGAACTTAAAGAGATAATGGAGTATGCTACAGGGGTGGGACCTAACTTTAATAACATTAATGATGAATATGTTGAGACTGTCAGAGATTATGGCTTGCATATTCATCCTTATACGGTTAACGATAAAGAAACTATGGAAACAGCGCTAGAATGA